The Luteolibacter rhizosphaerae genome contains the following window.
AACCCCGAACGAATGCCGCGCCTTGGAGGACCTGCCTCCGATGGAAGGCGGCGATCAGCTCCTTTTCCCGACCAATCACGTGCCCCTTGTGAAGCTGGGGCAGGAACTCGCGCCCGAACCGCCCTCCGACCCATGAAACGACCCGTCCTCATCGAACACGAAGAGATCTTCGAGGCTCTCGACCAACGCAAGCTGACGCCCGCCATGAAGGCGAAGCGCCCGGAAAACGTGTTGCCCGAGATCACCAACCTTTCCGGTGGCAGGAAGAAGAAGGCCGCCACCATGTATCTCTACGACGCCGTTTCCTACTGGACCGGCAACGACGCGCGGAGCTTCCAGCGGATGCTGGCGCAGACCGACGCGGAAGAGATTCACCTTCACATCAATTCCCCGGGCGGCTCGGTGTTTGAAGGTGTCACGATTTTCAACCTCCTCGCCGACCATGATGCCGACGTGATCGTCCACATCGACGGGCTGGCGGCCTCTATCGCCTCCGTCATCGCTTTGGCGGGCGACACCATCAACATCGCGGAAAACGGGATGGTGATGATCCACAACCCGAGCGTGGTGGCCTGGGGCGACGCCACCGTGATGCGGAAGCAGGCGGAGATCCTCGACAAGATCCGCGATGCGATCGTCAACACCTACGAGACGCGGACCAAACTCGACCGGGCCGCCCTCACGACAGCGATGGATGCTGAGACCTGGTATTCCGCCGACGAGGCGATCCTGTCCGGCTTTGCCATGCACAAGGTGAGTGCGAGCGAGGCCACGGCGTTGTGGGTGCCCGGCGACTTCGAAGGCCTTCCCGCGGCCGCGATGATACTGGGTAAAAAGCCCGCCGATCCGGCGCCGGCCGATCCTCCCGAACCGGAGAACATGGGCACGCTGGAAGATGTCACCGCCGCTTCCGACTTCATCGCCCGCATCAGAGCCAACCATGGACTCTGAAATCAAGGACCTGATCCGGGAGTTCATTGACGCCCTGACGGATCACTCTGCCGCCCTGCGCGAACATGCGGAGGCCTTGCGCTTGGAAGCAGGCGCGGAAGAGCAGGAGCCCGACACCTTGTAGACCATGAACCCCGGCACGATGAAACACCCGATCCGGTTCGAGCGGCGCTCGACCGAGGTAGATGCGCTTGGGCAGCCGGTGCCGGAATG
Protein-coding sequences here:
- a CDS encoding head maturation protease, ClpP-related, with the translated sequence MKRPVLIEHEEIFEALDQRKLTPAMKAKRPENVLPEITNLSGGRKKKAATMYLYDAVSYWTGNDARSFQRMLAQTDAEEIHLHINSPGGSVFEGVTIFNLLADHDADVIVHIDGLAASIASVIALAGDTINIAENGMVMIHNPSVVAWGDATVMRKQAEILDKIRDAIVNTYETRTKLDRAALTTAMDAETWYSADEAILSGFAMHKVSASEATALWVPGDFEGLPAAAMILGKKPADPAPADPPEPENMGTLEDVTAASDFIARIRANHGL